CTAGATTATGGTTTCCTTCTACTGCCAGTATAGAGGTTAACTCGGTCCAAGAGTATAAGGAAGTTGCATTTTTCTATTAAAAACGACAGCCGGATTACACACCAGAGCGGTCAGCAGAGGTGAACAGAGCCTTTTTGCAGGAGACAGGCTGTATCTTGATGTGTGTGATCGCCTCTAGGCATTTCACGGTTTACATTGGAGAAGGTTTATGAAACAATAGTTAGTAAATGATCATTCACTAACCATAGGGAGGCAATTACGCATGGTAAGACCTCGCGAATTTCAAGATGAGGCTATCTTCTACGGTGTCTACCGGGCACTGTGCAAAAAAGGATACGGTCAAGCAGCATTAACCGACATCACGCATGAAGTGAATATTTCGCCGGCAGCCTTAATGAAGCGATTCGGTTCGAAGAAGAATTTGTTCCTGGCCTACAGCGATTATGTTATTGAATTAACCAAGCATGCCTTCCAGGAGGCCAGCCTATCCGATCAATCCAGACTTGATGCACTAAAGGCCGTGTTTAAGCATGCGGTTTTACATATGAAAGATCCTGTTGAATTGGCTAACCATACTTCCTTCTATCTGGAAGGGACGAATGATCCGGATTTGTTGGAGAAGACCCGGTACCGACTGCAGCTCATCGATGAGTTTACCCGGCAGATGCTCAGCCAGGCGATTACGAACAAAGAAATCGCTGAATGCGACGTGGCTATGGTTAGCAGGGTACTGCAAGCCTCCATCAGCGGGGCTATGATGATCTGGATTAAAGAATCAAACCGAACGTTGGATGAACTGTTTGATGAGTGCTTTCAGGTGATATTTGCTCCGTTATGGCATGTCGGTACGGAATCATTTCAAATATAGCAAGGAGGATGGTTATATGCCGATTTTCAAAGGAAGGGAAGTCGATCTGTACTATGAAGTAAAGGGAGAAGGAAAACCGCTTGTTTTTACGCATGGGGCCTCGTGGAATCATGAACAATGGCGGCCGCAAGTCGATTATTTCTCACGTCAGTATCAAACCGTCGTATGGGATGTTCGGGGGCATGGTTCGTCTTCCTTGCCGGACGGCAAGGTGGACTCGGAGGATTTTAGCAGGGATTTGGCGGATCTGCTAAGTCATCTGGGCATCGAGAAAGCGATCCTTTGCGGGTTATCCCTGGGTGGGCATATTTCGCTGCAGACTGCCGTTCGCTATCCTGACAAGGTTGCAGCCCTGGTACTGATCGGCACTCCGTTCACGAATGCGTTCAATTGGTATGAGCGAATGTTCGTGCCGCTAAATCGCTGGTCAAGTTACTTGATGCCGATGTCCTTATCGGGAAAAATGCAAGGGAAAATGCTATCCAAGTACAATCAGAGCAATCAAGCTTATATAGAGAAAGCCTTTCGTTCCATCCCGCATTCCAACTGGGTTCGGATATGGGATGCGGTGACCCGGATGGAGAGCACGCAGGATCTGCATAAGATCCATTGTCCAACCTTGCTTCTTCAAGGAGAGAGCGACACGATGATCCGAAGGCAGCAGGAATACATGCAGGAGAGAATTGCGAATTCGCGATTAAGAATCATCCGGAACGCTCACCATGCAACGAATTTGGATAACCCGGATGAAGTCAATGAAGCCATCGCTTCATTTCTGACAGAGAACGCGATGTAGACTATCCTATTTGCGTCTTGGATCCGCGTAGTTTCTGCAGCGCGGATTTTTTTGCGAGAAAAACTTCATCTAAACGCGGTCTGTCTTCTATGGATTCGGAATTCATACACTGGATATATCCGAACTAAAGGGGGGAGCGGCGATCGGTGAGCCCCTCATTGACACCCCAAAATAGGGTTGCTACAATTTTATGTATATATCTATCGGAATACAAGGGTTAGCAAGGAGGGGACGAACTTGAATCGATCCGGTTCCACAGATCCATTCATACGTAATGAACGCGAAGCCATGATCGCAACTCGGGCCGATAAGCTTGGAGCGAAATTCGCGGAAAGAGCTCCACGGCACGACTTGGAGGGATCGTTTCCGTTCGAGAATTTTGATGACTTGAAGGAGTCGGGCTATCTGAAGCTGACCGTCCCGGCATCCTTTGGAGGAGAAGAAGCCTCCGTATACGAGATGGTGCTTGCCCAGGAACGACTCGCCAGAGGTGACGGCTCTACGGCGCTGGCGGTCGGTTGGCATATCGGGCAAATACTCCAGCTGCGCCTATCCGAGGCTTGGCCGGAGCCTTTATTTGAGAGACTGTGCAAAGACGTTGTAGCTGAAGGCGTGGTTATTAATGAGCTGGCGAGCGAACCTGCGACAGGGAGTCCCAGCCGGGGCGGAAGGCCGGAGACCACGGCGCGGCGGGTGTCGGGCGGCTGGCGCATTACCGGACGCAAAACCTTCAGCACGTTAAGCCCGATCTTGAAGCAATTTGTGGTTACGGCAGGTATCGAGCATAGCGAGAAGGTCGGTGCGTTCCTCGTGCGCAGCGGGCCCGGGGTTAAGGTCGAGGAAACCTGGAATACGATGGGCATGCGGGCAACGGGAAGCCATGACATGATTCTGGAGGACGTGTTCGTGCCGGAGACGGAAGTGATTCGGGGACTCGATTATGAGAAACCTGAGTTTCCCGTATCGACGGAAGGCATTCTGCTTCACATCCCGGCATGTTATATGGGGATTGCTTATGCCGCACGCAATTTTGCCATCGATTTTGCCCGTCATCATAAACCGAATTCCTTGACGGTCCCCATTGCCGAATTGCCGAATATCCAAAGACATATCGCCCAAATCGAAGTGGATCTGCTTACGGCCCGCAGCTATTTGTATCAAACCGCCGACCGCTGGGACAAGGAAGTGGAGAACCGCGCTGCGCTCAAACCTGAGCTGGGTCTTGCCAAATATGTCGTGACCAATGCAGCGGTCCGGATTGTCGATCACGCCATGCGGATCGTTGGAGGATTGAGTCTCTCCCGGAATCTCCCGTTGGAACGAATGTACAGGGATGTCCGGGCGGGTCTTCATAATCCGCCGATGGACGATGTCGTGCTGACGAATCTCGCCCGTCGAGCCATTTCGGAAGTGGAGGAGTAGGGGAACTAAAGCTCGATATGATGGGATGAGGCCATTTCGAGAATAGTTGCTTATTGAATCGTGAAGGAATAACAGACAGGAACCGCTGAAGAGGCTGCCTCCGGCGGTTTTTTTCGTTGTCTTTTTGATTGGGAATAGCTATAAACCGCGTCCGCGATCCTGGTGAACACGGTATGTTGTGTCTAGCATTCAGCAAACCTTCAGCTTAGCCTAAGCCTGGCATAACGTTCCCCTAAGTTTACTTTCAGATTCCCTCTCTATACTTCAAATTGTAAGACAAACCATAACCCTAAAAGGAGAGATGAAGATGAATCCGATAAGTAAAAAAGTATTAGTAAGCAGCATGGCAGCAGCGATTGTGCTGGGGGGAGCCGGGTACCCTCAGAACAAGGCTTTTGCAGCGGCGAGCACGGACGCTTCCACCTCGGTATCCGAGGATGGACAGACGGGGACAGACTCATTGGCTGCGGATGCAGTGAAGAACCGAGCTGGAAAGTGGATGGATCGTAAAGCGGGTGGACCTCGCGGCGGTAACATCGTCAAAGAGACGGCCGAGGTCCTTGGGCTCACGGAGGCAGAGATCCGGACGGCGCTTAAAGCGGGCAGCACGTTTGCCGAAATTGCCGAAGACAAAGGAATGACCCAATCCGTGTTCGTGCAGAAGCTGACCGAGCTGGAAACCGCTAAGATCGATGAACGCCTGAGTGAAGGCAGTATAACGGAAACCGAAGCAGTCGAGTGGAAAGAGGGGCTGAGTGCCCGCCTTACGCAAATGGTAGAGAGCAGCGGAGTCGGTTTTGGAAAAGGTCATGGCAAAGGCGGCCGAGGTTTCGGCCAATTCGGGAATCCGGAGGAAATCGCAGCTTTGCTCGGATTATCGGAGGACGAGCTGAAGGCGGAAATGAAGGAAGGGCAATCGCTAGCCGAGATAGCCGCCTCGAAGGGGATTGCAGAGGATCAATTGGTTCAGAAGCTGAAGGATCAAATGACCGAGCCCTTGAAGCAGTGGATTAACGAGAAGCATACAGATGCCGATAAATCCGCAGCCGCTGCAGCGGATACGGAAGAGGAAGCGAACTAACATACTGAATGGGATCGTTGGGGAGACTGGATGATATTCTGTTAAGAATACATTCAGTTTCTTTTTTATTTTGTATGCTTAGGATGGCGGGTATCATTTATTTCGAGAAAAGTGTTGACCTTAACGTTACGTGAAGGTGTACATTGATGTTGTCAGGAGGTGAAACCATGGAATACACGGTGCAAAAGCTTGGAAAGTTGGCAGGAATAAGCACACGGACGCTCCGTTATTACGATGAGATTGGCATTCTGAAGCCGGCCAGAATCAACTCGTCAGGATATCGGATCTATGGGCAGGAGGAGGTCAATCAATTGCAGCAGATCTTGTTTTACCGGGAGCTCGGTCTTCACTTGGACGGGATCAAGGAGATTCTGACCTCGCCATCCTTCAACCGGACCAAGGCGCTCCAGGAACACCATGCGCAGCTCCTAGACAAAAGAAGGCAATTGGATTTGCTGATTACCAATGTGGAGAACACGATCGCCTCCGCCGAAGGGAGAAAAACCATGAGTGACCAAGAGAAATTCGAAGGATTCAAGCAGAAGCTGATTGATGATAATGAGAAGAAGTACGGTAAGGAAATTCGCGAGAAATATGGCGAAGAGACTGTAAATAAATCCAATGCCAAGCTGAAAAACATGACGCAAGCGCAGCATGAGGAAGTAACGCGTCTGACTGATGAACTGTACAAGACGCTGGCTGAAGCGTTTAAGCAAGGCGATCCTGCCAGTGAGCTGGCTCAGAAGGCGGCCGATCTTCACAAGCGCTGGCTCACTTATTATTGGAACGATTACAGTAAAGAGGCCCACGCAGGCCTCGCTCAGATGTACGTTGACGATGAGCGTTTTACCGCCCATTACGATGAGAAGCAGCCCGGAACCGCCAAGTTCCTCCGCGATGCGATTCTGATTTACACAGGTATGAATCCCTCGTAACAGGGATGAATAGAGGATTATCATATTTTTTGTAAAGGCCCTTCCACTGCGGTTAATCCGCCTCGGAAGGGCTTTTCATTTGGAATTTCTTGAGCATTTCATGCCAAGTTGTCTTTAGAGCAGAGGAAACTGATGTACGACCTCGTATTTCAGATAGATTTTATCGCGCATTTCACAGAGACTTATTATTTCTCAAGGTTGAGAGAGATAATAAGCATATTCCAATGGTCTACTATAAATTTTGCGTTTTATACTTTTAAGGTCTTTGTATATATTTTTTTGGGGTTTTCCGTTAAGTTCAATAATCCATAACTCTCTTTGCTCGTCTAACACAAAATCGACGCTCAATTCTCCCAATGAACCCATATGAATGTCTGCTTCATGTGCGGCCGTTACACTTACCTCATACAGAGATCGGAGGATTTTATTCATTTTCTCCGGCGAAAATAATCGCGGAAGAATTTCTGAAACTTCATAAATGCTTTCACACATACTCGTGTTAAAGTAATGTTCATAAGCCACTCTACATGTAATGATGGAAACCGTCCATTCTCCAAGAATATCTTTTTGAACAAGGACCCGGATATCAAAATACTGATGATCAAATTGACTCATATGGATCCCTTGCTGAACCATGTATTTCGTTAGTCCGAGAAGTTTATCCAATTTTTCCTGAATGCTTTCGTTTTTTCTGCAAATATATCTTGGAGCCAAGCTGTGCAAAGAGATGTGAATATCTCCATTATCCGTTAGTTCAACCCGATACACAGACTTCCCCTTAGATCCGTATAAAGGCTTAATGTATAGTAGTTTATATTTCTCTAATAGTTCTGATACATTCACTTCATTATATAAAAATGTGTCCGGCACATAAGCTTTAAGATCTGACTGTTGTAATAGGTTATAGAGATCCCATTTATTAAAAAAATTGATATTGTTGAAACATTTGTTTCTACCAATCGCCTTCTCTAGTCGTTGAATGGTTATTAATTTTTTGTTAAAACACCGGTTATAGACCACATGAGGAAATGGGAACGAACTTTGTTTCCATATGCCCTTTTTCAGGCTAAGTCCAATAATACGTTGTTCATCCCAAAGAATATCTGCCGGTGTAAAGGCGTAAAGTTTCAGGTTTAGATTGTGATAACGTTCATAAAGCTCCAAAATTCTTTTTCTGCTGTTCCTTTTAGCTACCAGAATACCTATTAAAGGGCCATTCTCCAATCTCATCACTCCCATGACTTCGATATCTCGTATTATCTAATGCCATCAGAGACATAATGCTATGGGACAAGAGCATAGGTGAACAGAAAATCAGCGATTGTAGTGCTCTATTTGCCTATATTTTCAGTTGATAGGTATTTGCCGTGTTTACCTTTTTAAGCTTTTAATATGATAAATTACTTTTGATAACAGGGAGATGAGACCATGGGAAGGTGTAATTGTCCACCAGGACCTCCAGGACCTCCGGGACCTCCGGGACCTCCAGGACCCCAAGGACCGCAATTGCTTCAAGAACTTGGAGGAGCAATTGCAGCAGCTGGACCCGCAGGACTTGCAGGAGCACTTGGACCAGCTGGATTAGAAGGACTTGTAGGAGCAATTGGCGAAGCTGGACCTG
Above is a window of Paenibacillus sp. FSL K6-1330 DNA encoding:
- a CDS encoding TetR/AcrR family transcriptional regulator, translating into MVRPREFQDEAIFYGVYRALCKKGYGQAALTDITHEVNISPAALMKRFGSKKNLFLAYSDYVIELTKHAFQEASLSDQSRLDALKAVFKHAVLHMKDPVELANHTSFYLEGTNDPDLLEKTRYRLQLIDEFTRQMLSQAITNKEIAECDVAMVSRVLQASISGAMMIWIKESNRTLDELFDECFQVIFAPLWHVGTESFQI
- a CDS encoding alpha/beta hydrolase — translated: MPIFKGREVDLYYEVKGEGKPLVFTHGASWNHEQWRPQVDYFSRQYQTVVWDVRGHGSSSLPDGKVDSEDFSRDLADLLSHLGIEKAILCGLSLGGHISLQTAVRYPDKVAALVLIGTPFTNAFNWYERMFVPLNRWSSYLMPMSLSGKMQGKMLSKYNQSNQAYIEKAFRSIPHSNWVRIWDAVTRMESTQDLHKIHCPTLLLQGESDTMIRRQQEYMQERIANSRLRIIRNAHHATNLDNPDEVNEAIASFLTENAM
- a CDS encoding acyl-CoA dehydrogenase family protein gives rise to the protein MNRSGSTDPFIRNEREAMIATRADKLGAKFAERAPRHDLEGSFPFENFDDLKESGYLKLTVPASFGGEEASVYEMVLAQERLARGDGSTALAVGWHIGQILQLRLSEAWPEPLFERLCKDVVAEGVVINELASEPATGSPSRGGRPETTARRVSGGWRITGRKTFSTLSPILKQFVVTAGIEHSEKVGAFLVRSGPGVKVEETWNTMGMRATGSHDMILEDVFVPETEVIRGLDYEKPEFPVSTEGILLHIPACYMGIAYAARNFAIDFARHHKPNSLTVPIAELPNIQRHIAQIEVDLLTARSYLYQTADRWDKEVENRAALKPELGLAKYVVTNAAVRIVDHAMRIVGGLSLSRNLPLERMYRDVRAGLHNPPMDDVVLTNLARRAISEVEE
- a CDS encoding MerR family transcriptional regulator — protein: MEYTVQKLGKLAGISTRTLRYYDEIGILKPARINSSGYRIYGQEEVNQLQQILFYRELGLHLDGIKEILTSPSFNRTKALQEHHAQLLDKRRQLDLLITNVENTIASAEGRKTMSDQEKFEGFKQKLIDDNEKKYGKEIREKYGEETVNKSNAKLKNMTQAQHEEVTRLTDELYKTLAEAFKQGDPASELAQKAADLHKRWLTYYWNDYSKEAHAGLAQMYVDDERFTAHYDEKQPGTAKFLRDAILIYTGMNPS
- a CDS encoding YheC/YheD family protein; protein product: MRLENGPLIGILVAKRNSRKRILELYERYHNLNLKLYAFTPADILWDEQRIIGLSLKKGIWKQSSFPFPHVVYNRCFNKKLITIQRLEKAIGRNKCFNNINFFNKWDLYNLLQQSDLKAYVPDTFLYNEVNVSELLEKYKLLYIKPLYGSKGKSVYRVELTDNGDIHISLHSLAPRYICRKNESIQEKLDKLLGLTKYMVQQGIHMSQFDHQYFDIRVLVQKDILGEWTVSIITCRVAYEHYFNTSMCESIYEVSEILPRLFSPEKMNKILRSLYEVSVTAAHEADIHMGSLGELSVDFVLDEQRELWIIELNGKPQKNIYKDLKSIKRKIYSRPLEYAYYLSQP